One genomic region from Bombyx mori chromosome 6, ASM3026992v2 encodes:
- the LOC119628672 gene encoding uncharacterized protein LOC119628672 isoform X1, which translates to MTDSGLAGSAHSNSLCYLANIYAASKVFGDTKRKITYIVLSLSLRAEDSKDRKEKLFGCNLSEALKILRCCYFWIESSGTDSLHNLQ; encoded by the exons ATGACGGATTCCGGCCTTGCGGGGTCGGCGCACTCTAACTCGCTTTGCTATCTAGCCAACATCTATGCAGCAAGTAAG GTTTTTGGTGATACAAAACGAAAGATAACATACATAGTTTTGTCGCTTTCATTGCGAGCGGAAGATTCGAAAGATCGAAAAGAAAAATTGTTTGGATGT AATTTATCAGAGGCACTCAAAATACTTCGATGCTGTTATTTTTGGATCGAGAGCTCCGGCACTGATTCCTTGCATAAT TTGCAGTGA
- the LOC119628672 gene encoding uncharacterized protein LOC119628672 isoform X2 → MTDSGLAGSAHSNSLCYLANIYAASKVFGDTKRKITYIVLSLSLRAEDSKDRKEKLFGCNLSEALKILRCCYFWIESSGTDSLHN, encoded by the exons ATGACGGATTCCGGCCTTGCGGGGTCGGCGCACTCTAACTCGCTTTGCTATCTAGCCAACATCTATGCAGCAAGTAAG GTTTTTGGTGATACAAAACGAAAGATAACATACATAGTTTTGTCGCTTTCATTGCGAGCGGAAGATTCGAAAGATCGAAAAGAAAAATTGTTTGGATGT AATTTATCAGAGGCACTCAAAATACTTCGATGCTGTTATTTTTGGATCGAGAGCTCCGGCACTGATTCCTTGCATAAT TGA